The genomic window GGGCTCACCTCGCACGGCGCGATCGCCGCGGGCCTGCTCTATCTCGCCTGGGCCGCGCGCCGACACGGCGTCTCTATCTGGTCTCTGGCGGACACGTTCGGCTGGGCGATTCCGATCGGAAACATCCTGGTGCGGTTCGGTAACTTCGCCAACGGCGAGCTCTACGGCGATCCCACGACACTTCCCTGGGGCGTGCGGTTCCCAACGGCACCAGACCTGCCGCGGCATCCCCTGCAGATATACGAGATGATCTTCGCCGCGATCATCCTGCTGGCCGCCCGCAAGATCGCGCCGAAACGGCGGTTCGAGGGGCAGGTGTTCTGGACGATCGTGGTGGCCACTTCGATCGGCCGGCTCTTTCTGGATGCGTTGCGCAGCGACGTGCGGGCGGTGGGCTGGCTGACCATGGGGCAGATCCCGGCCACCCTGCTGATCGCCTGGGGTGCGTGGGTGTTGTTCCGGGGCGGCGCTAGGGCGAGCCGATCCGCCTAGAGCCTGGAGAGCAGCGCGCCCACCTGCTGCGCAAACGAGGTGACCGCTCCCGGCAGAACGCCCGCATGGACAACGGCGGCGGCGGCAATGAGCAGCGCGAGGTTCAACAGAGGGCTGGCGTGCAGGCGCACCCCACCGGACGGGTCGGCCGCGCCTGCGCTCCCGGCCCCGGCATCGCCCCCAGCGCCCGCAGACGCGGGCTCCCCCGCGTACATCACGTAGGCCACGCGCATGTAGTAGTACACCGAGATCACGCTGGTCAGCACCCCGATCAGCGCCAGCGCCAGGCCGGCCACACTGCCGGTCTCAACCGCCGCGGCGAAGATGCCCAGCTTGGCCACGAAGCCGCCTGTCGGTGGAAGCCCTGCCAGCGAGACCA from Armatimonadota bacterium includes these protein-coding regions:
- the lgt gene encoding prolipoprotein diacylglyceryl transferase, with the translated sequence MGRRDRERGWKRPSAGDRPAAAHPPSHSSAPRRFLLGLPKPCGLPAGMRSPAGTAAKGCALSPSGLGATLTPPMDPVLIQIGPLAIRWYGVMLAATIALGMIVAYRVGPRFGVATSILDNTVVTFVVVALAGARLGYVLSHPAGFRNIVEVIRLDHGGLTSHGAIAAGLLYLAWAARRHGVSIWSLADTFGWAIPIGNILVRFGNFANGELYGDPTTLPWGVRFPTAPDLPRHPLQIYEMIFAAIILLAARKIAPKRRFEGQVFWTIVVATSIGRLFLDALRSDVRAVGWLTMGQIPATLLIAWGAWVLFRGGARASRSA